In one Bosea sp. RAC05 genomic region, the following are encoded:
- a CDS encoding ChbG/HpnK family deacetylase, which produces MASGFVLCADDFALTDGVSRSILALLEAGRLSAAGAMTNRPHWRGFAAAFGALADKADLGLHLNLTCTAPLGAMPRLAPGGELPALRDLARAAATSPTARHEIAAEIARQLDAFEDGLGRPPDFIDGHQHVHVLPGVRGALLDAVSKRYPKGSLYLRDPHDSPVAIRARGVAVGKALTISALALGFRHAALRRGFPINRGFSGVAPFDPARDFAADLQRFLLRPGPAHLVMCHPGFVDDELVRLDPVVATRPVEHAALMAFEPQGLTMVRFAGLA; this is translated from the coding sequence ATGGCGAGCGGATTTGTTTTATGCGCCGACGATTTCGCCCTGACCGACGGGGTCAGCCGCTCGATCCTGGCGCTGCTCGAAGCCGGCAGGCTTTCGGCGGCCGGCGCGATGACCAACCGTCCGCATTGGCGCGGCTTCGCGGCGGCGTTCGGCGCGCTCGCCGACAAGGCCGATCTCGGCCTGCACCTCAACCTGACCTGCACCGCCCCGCTCGGCGCGATGCCGCGGCTGGCGCCGGGCGGCGAACTGCCCGCGCTGCGCGATCTCGCCCGTGCGGCCGCCACCTCGCCGACGGCCCGGCACGAGATCGCCGCGGAGATCGCCCGACAGCTCGACGCCTTCGAGGATGGGCTCGGCCGCCCTCCGGACTTCATCGACGGGCACCAGCACGTCCATGTCCTGCCGGGCGTGCGCGGCGCGCTGCTCGACGCCGTGTCGAAGCGCTATCCGAAGGGCAGTCTCTATTTGCGCGATCCGCATGACTCGCCGGTCGCGATCCGCGCGCGCGGCGTCGCCGTCGGCAAGGCCCTGACCATCTCCGCCCTGGCGCTGGGGTTCCGGCACGCGGCGCTGCGGCGCGGCTTCCCCATCAATCGCGGCTTCTCCGGCGTCGCTCCCTTCGATCCGGCACGGGACTTCGCCGCCGACCTGCAGCGATTCCTGCTGCGACCCGGTCCCGCGCATCTGGTGATGTGCCATCCGGGCTTCGTCGACGACGAGTTGGTGCGGCTCGATCCGGTCGTGGCGACGCGGCCGGTCGAGCATGCGGCGCTGATGGCCTTCGAGCCGCAGGGACTGACGATGGTCCGCTTCGCCGGCCTCGCCTGA
- a CDS encoding methyl-accepting chemotaxis protein, protein MMSFKRAGTTETAAQTLAPARRWGRSLSSQIAAAAVAIVAAAIMLVVFAAARYNDAKTRDDLEQKMKSLVLMVVNASPSLILARDTNTLGYILGSLQRDPDFEAGFIADDLSALASAGRNEEARLALTPRVVTALLKRDPWEILKDTDSVEVEDDTYVTKLHVVRVGGHRKQIGYVALRFDKSRLLERAGFEQTATIAFGILILLVLGPLLWFSLSRTMKPLRNMTKAIVSISDGQLDTPIDALARRDEIGAIAHALGVLKLRLAERAALQERQHVSEAERRLHQQRVDEAIGLFRGEVGVALEAFKSNADRMSEASDGLARVAAESSGRAARAAQNAHGASGNVESAAQAAEEMGAAIREVEFQIRRVRTEIVEAASISRETAGSVRALDETARAIGEVVNLIRDIAAQTNLLALNATIEAARAGEAGRGFAVVASEVKSLASQTADATDRIVAQVGAIQSATGQVVGSIQTIADRMNAIENFANSVAVSIEQQAIATGEIASGVAMASSSALSVSSDLSVLADSVEETGRSAEEVRGAAGEVAAQALRLRTTVDQFLQSVAA, encoded by the coding sequence ATGATGTCGTTCAAGCGAGCGGGGACCACCGAAACCGCCGCGCAGACACTCGCCCCGGCCCGTCGCTGGGGCCGTTCGCTCAGCAGCCAGATCGCCGCCGCCGCTGTGGCCATCGTGGCGGCTGCCATCATGCTCGTGGTCTTCGCCGCAGCCCGCTACAACGACGCCAAGACACGCGACGACCTCGAGCAGAAGATGAAGTCGCTGGTGCTGATGGTGGTCAACGCCTCGCCCTCGCTGATCCTGGCGCGCGACACCAACACGCTCGGCTACATTCTGGGGTCGCTCCAGCGCGACCCCGATTTCGAAGCGGGCTTCATCGCCGACGATCTCTCCGCCCTGGCGAGCGCCGGTCGCAACGAGGAGGCCAGGCTCGCCCTGACGCCACGCGTGGTGACGGCCCTGCTGAAGCGCGATCCCTGGGAAATCCTGAAGGACACCGATTCGGTCGAGGTCGAGGACGACACCTACGTCACCAAGCTGCATGTCGTGCGCGTCGGCGGGCACCGCAAGCAGATCGGCTATGTCGCCCTGCGCTTCGACAAGTCGCGTCTGCTCGAACGCGCCGGCTTCGAGCAGACGGCGACCATCGCCTTCGGCATCCTGATCCTGCTCGTGCTCGGGCCGCTGCTCTGGTTCTCGCTGTCGCGGACGATGAAGCCGCTGCGCAACATGACGAAGGCGATCGTCAGCATCTCGGACGGGCAGCTCGACACCCCGATCGATGCCCTGGCGCGCCGCGACGAGATCGGCGCCATCGCCCATGCGCTGGGCGTGCTCAAGCTGCGGCTGGCCGAGCGGGCGGCCCTGCAGGAAAGACAGCATGTCAGCGAAGCCGAGCGCCGGCTGCACCAGCAGCGAGTTGATGAGGCGATCGGGCTGTTCCGCGGCGAGGTCGGCGTCGCGCTCGAGGCCTTCAAGAGCAATGCGGACCGGATGAGCGAGGCCTCCGACGGTCTCGCCCGCGTCGCCGCCGAATCCTCGGGGCGCGCCGCGCGCGCCGCCCAGAACGCCCATGGAGCCTCGGGCAATGTCGAGAGCGCCGCCCAGGCGGCCGAGGAGATGGGCGCAGCCATTCGCGAGGTCGAGTTCCAGATCCGGCGCGTGCGGACCGAGATCGTCGAGGCGGCCTCGATCTCGCGCGAGACCGCGGGTTCGGTGCGCGCGCTCGACGAGACCGCGCGCGCCATCGGCGAGGTCGTCAACCTGATCCGCGACATCGCCGCCCAGACCAACCTGCTCGCCCTCAATGCCACCATCGAGGCAGCGCGGGCCGGCGAGGCGGGGCGCGGCTTCGCCGTCGTCGCCTCGGAGGTGAAGAGCCTGGCATCCCAGACCGCCGACGCGACCGATCGCATCGTCGCGCAGGTGGGGGCCATCCAGAGCGCCACCGGCCAGGTGGTCGGATCGATCCAGACCATCGCCGACCGCATGAATGCGATCGAGAACTTCGCCAATTCGGTCGCGGTCTCGATCGAACAGCAGGCGATCGCCACCGGCGAGATCGCCTCGGGCGTCGCGATGGCGAGTTCGTCCGCGCTCTCGGTCTCGAGCGACCTCAGCGTCCTCGCCGATTCGGTCGAGGAGACCGGGCGCTCGGCCGAGGAGGTGCGCGGCGCCGCCGGCGAGGTCGCCGCCCAGGCGCTGCGGCTGCGCACGACGGTCGACCAGTTCCTGCAGAGTGTCGCCGCCTGA
- a CDS encoding glycosyltransferase family 2 protein: MQPPSASPAPRGHSSRPELSIVVPVHNEAENLPLLFERLKQVLDGAVTSWELVCVDDGSRDGTLAVLRLLASQDRRVSAVSFSRNFGKEIAIAAGLDHASGDAVVIMDADLQHPPETILLFLEKWREGYLNVYGQRSDRDGETRLKRNFAKAFYRLFARFGETELPEGAGDFRLLDRKVVDALRALPERARFSKGLYAWVGFRSTGVSFDVAEREHGVSKFRYRKLFSFAFDGLSSFSTVPLKIATWAGVVIAVMAAMTALFFVLRTLFFGTDLPGFPSLIVSIMFFSGIQLVSLGMIGEYVGRIFAEVKRRPLYLIGERVGFDARTVDHPRGDALPPLIR, from the coding sequence ATGCAGCCCCCTTCCGCTTCGCCCGCACCGCGCGGCCACTCCAGCCGGCCGGAGCTCTCGATCGTCGTTCCCGTCCATAACGAGGCCGAGAATCTGCCGCTGTTGTTCGAGCGGCTGAAACAGGTGCTCGACGGCGCGGTGACCTCCTGGGAGCTGGTCTGCGTCGACGACGGCAGCCGGGACGGGACGCTGGCGGTGCTGCGCCTGCTGGCGAGCCAGGACCGGCGCGTCAGCGCGGTCTCGTTCAGCCGCAATTTCGGCAAGGAGATCGCGATCGCGGCGGGGCTCGACCATGCCTCGGGCGATGCGGTGGTGATCATGGACGCCGATCTCCAGCATCCTCCGGAGACGATCCTGCTCTTCCTGGAGAAGTGGCGCGAGGGCTATCTCAACGTCTATGGCCAGCGCTCGGACCGCGACGGCGAAACCCGGCTGAAGCGCAATTTCGCCAAGGCCTTCTACCGGCTCTTCGCCCGCTTCGGCGAAACCGAGCTGCCGGAAGGCGCTGGCGATTTCCGCCTGCTCGACCGCAAGGTGGTCGATGCGCTGCGGGCGCTGCCGGAGCGGGCGCGCTTCTCGAAGGGCTTGTACGCCTGGGTCGGTTTCCGCTCGACGGGGGTCTCCTTCGACGTCGCCGAGCGCGAGCACGGCGTCTCGAAATTCCGCTACCGCAAGCTGTTCTCCTTCGCCTTCGACGGGCTGTCGTCCTTCTCGACCGTGCCGCTCAAGATCGCGACCTGGGCCGGCGTCGTCATCGCCGTGATGGCGGCGATGACGGCGCTGTTCTTCGTGCTGCGCACGCTGTTCTTCGGCACCGACCTGCCCGGCTTTCCCTCGCTGATCGTCTCGATCATGTTCTTTTCCGGCATCCAGCTCGTCTCGCTGGGGATGATCGGCGAATATGTCGGGCGCATCTTCGCGGAGGTGAAGCGCCGGCCGCTCTACCTGATCGGAGAGCGCGTCGGCTTCGATGCACGCACGGTCGACCATCCGCGCGGCGACGCGCTGCCGCCGCTGATCCGGTAG
- a CDS encoding superoxide dismutase: MTFTLPDLPYAHDALQPFMSKETLEFHHDKHHLAYVNNGNNAIKGTEFEGKSLEEIVKASHGKNAAVFNNAGQHYNHLHFWKWMKPNGGGKIPGALEKAIVDSFGSVEKMKEDFVAAGVGQFGSGWAWLEVKGGKIAVSKSPNGESPLVNGASPILGCDVWEHSYYIDYRNRRPDYLKAFLESLVNWEYVAEMYDAAAKA; this comes from the coding sequence ATGACCTTCACCCTTCCCGACCTGCCCTACGCCCATGACGCGCTGCAGCCCTTCATGTCGAAGGAGACGCTGGAGTTCCACCACGACAAGCACCACCTCGCCTATGTCAACAACGGCAACAACGCGATCAAGGGCACGGAATTCGAGGGCAAGTCGCTCGAGGAGATCGTCAAGGCCTCGCACGGCAAGAACGCGGCCGTGTTCAACAATGCCGGCCAGCACTACAACCACCTCCACTTCTGGAAGTGGATGAAGCCCAATGGCGGCGGCAAGATCCCCGGCGCGCTGGAGAAGGCGATCGTCGACTCCTTCGGCTCCGTCGAGAAGATGAAGGAAGACTTCGTCGCCGCCGGCGTCGGCCAGTTCGGCTCGGGCTGGGCCTGGCTCGAGGTCAAGGGCGGCAAGATCGCCGTCTCCAAATCCCCCAATGGCGAGAGCCCGCTGGTCAACGGCGCCAGCCCCATTCTCGGCTGCGACGTCTGGGAGCACTCCTACTATATCGACTACCGCAACCGCCGCCCCGACTACCTCAAGGCCTTCCTCGAGAGCCTGGTGAACTGGGAGTATGTGGCCGAGATGTACGACGCCGCCGCCAAGGCCTGA